A region from the Pseudomonas sp. KU26590 genome encodes:
- the smc gene encoding chromosome segregation protein SMC encodes MRLKCIRLAGFKSFVDPTTVNFPSNMAAVVGPNGCGKSNIIDAVRWVMGESSAKNLRGESMTDVIFNGSTSRKPVSQASIELVFDNSDGTLVGEYASYAEISIRRKVTRDSQNSYYLNGTKCRRRDITDIFLGTGLGPRSYSIIEQGMISKLIEAKPEDLRNFIEEAAGISKYKERRRDTENRIRRTHENLARLTDLREELGRQLERLQRQAQAAEKYQEYKAEERQLKAQLSALRWQALNEQVAQRESVIGNQEVGFESLVADQRSADAAIERLRDGHHDLSERFNLVQGRFYSVGGDIARVEQSIQHGQQRLRQLQDDLREAERARLETESHLGHDRTLLATLGEELEMLEPEQEITLAAAEESAAALEDAETAMHGWQEQWDAFNLTSAEPRRQAEVQQSRIQQLETSLERLAERQRRLGEERQLLAADPEDAAILELSEDLAAREMAFEELTAEEEHLIERLEQLRVDLQQATQAQQQAQGDLQRLNGRLASLEALQQAALDPGTGTAEWLRDHQLSERPRLAEGLRVEAGWEMAVETVLGADLNAVLVDDFAGLDLAGFSQGDLRLVSPGADVTRIPGSLLDKVDTEVDLTHWLGQVKPVETLDDALALRGQLGAGESLISRDGYWVGRDFLRVRRASEAESGVLARGQELQRLEAEREEREATLAALDEQLSTQREQQRTQEDNREQLRRRLQDEARQQSELKAQLSAAKAKVEQLTLRRTRLDEELTELAEQRAMEHETLGESRLQLQEALDSMALDTEQRELLLAQRDSLRERLDRVRQEARQHKDHANQLAVRLGSLRAQHDSTRQALERLEMQSERLTEKREQLSLNLEEGAAPLEELRMKLEELLEKRMVVDEEMRTAKNALEDADRELREAEKRRNQAEQQSQLLRGQLEQQRLEWQSLTVRRKALQEQLHEDGYDLDGVLATLTAEANEKAAEEELERIAARIQRLGAINLAAIDEYQQQSERKRYLDAQDADLVEALDTLESVIRKIDKETRNRFKETFDQINSGIQALFPKVFGGGSAYLELTGEDLLDTGVTIMARPPGKKNSTIHLLSGGEKALTALALVFAIFKLNPAPFCMLDEVDAPLDDANVGRYARLVKEMSQTVQFIYITHNKIAMEMADQLMGVTMHEPGCSRLVAVDVEEAMALVES; translated from the coding sequence ATGCGCCTCAAGTGCATCAGGCTGGCCGGGTTCAAATCGTTCGTCGACCCGACGACGGTGAACTTCCCCAGCAACATGGCGGCCGTGGTCGGCCCCAACGGATGCGGCAAATCCAACATCATCGACGCGGTGCGCTGGGTCATGGGCGAAAGCTCGGCCAAGAACCTGCGCGGCGAGTCGATGACCGACGTCATCTTCAACGGCTCCACCAGCCGCAAACCGGTGAGCCAGGCGAGCATCGAGCTGGTCTTCGATAACTCCGACGGCACCCTGGTCGGCGAATACGCCAGCTACGCGGAAATCTCCATTCGCCGCAAAGTCACCCGCGACAGCCAGAACAGCTATTACCTCAACGGCACCAAATGCCGTCGCCGTGACATCACCGACATCTTCCTCGGCACCGGCCTGGGTCCGCGCAGCTACTCGATCATCGAGCAGGGCATGATCTCCAAACTGATCGAAGCCAAGCCCGAAGACCTGCGCAATTTCATCGAAGAAGCCGCGGGCATCTCCAAGTACAAGGAGCGCCGCCGCGACACGGAAAACCGCATTCGCCGCACCCACGAGAACCTCGCGCGCCTGACCGATTTGCGCGAAGAACTGGGTCGTCAACTGGAGCGTCTGCAGCGTCAGGCCCAGGCGGCCGAGAAGTATCAGGAATACAAAGCCGAAGAGCGTCAGCTCAAGGCGCAACTGTCGGCGTTGCGCTGGCAGGCGCTGAACGAGCAAGTGGCCCAGCGCGAATCGGTGATCGGCAATCAGGAAGTCGGCTTCGAGTCACTGGTCGCCGACCAGCGCAGCGCCGACGCGGCCATCGAGCGCCTGCGCGACGGTCATCACGACCTGTCCGAGCGATTCAACCTGGTGCAGGGGCGTTTCTATTCCGTGGGCGGCGACATCGCCCGGGTCGAGCAGAGCATTCAGCACGGCCAGCAGCGCTTGCGTCAGCTGCAGGACGACCTGCGCGAAGCCGAGCGCGCGCGCCTGGAGACTGAATCCCACCTGGGCCACGACCGCACGTTGCTGGCCACATTGGGCGAAGAGCTGGAGATGCTTGAGCCGGAGCAGGAGATCACCCTCGCGGCGGCCGAAGAATCCGCCGCCGCGCTGGAAGACGCCGAAACCGCCATGCACGGCTGGCAGGAACAGTGGGACGCTTTCAACCTCACGTCCGCCGAACCCCGGCGGCAGGCGGAAGTGCAGCAGTCGCGCATTCAACAGCTGGAAACCAGCCTGGAGCGCCTCGCCGAGCGTCAGCGGCGTCTGGGCGAAGAGCGTCAATTGCTCGCAGCCGACCCGGAAGACGCGGCGATTCTCGAACTCAGCGAAGACCTCGCCGCGCGGGAGATGGCTTTCGAAGAACTGACCGCCGAAGAAGAACACCTGATCGAGCGCCTTGAGCAACTGCGCGTCGATCTGCAACAGGCCACCCAGGCGCAACAGCAGGCCCAAGGCGATCTGCAGCGGTTGAACGGCCGCCTCGCTTCGCTGGAGGCGCTGCAACAGGCGGCACTTGATCCGGGCACCGGCACCGCCGAGTGGCTGCGCGATCATCAACTCAGTGAGCGTCCGCGTTTGGCCGAAGGGCTGCGCGTCGAGGCGGGCTGGGAAATGGCCGTGGAAACCGTGCTCGGCGCCGACCTGAATGCGGTGCTGGTGGATGATTTCGCCGGGCTCGATCTGGCCGGATTCAGTCAGGGCGATCTGCGCCTGGTGAGTCCTGGCGCTGACGTCACGCGCATACCCGGCAGCTTGCTGGACAAGGTCGACACCGAGGTCGATCTGACCCACTGGCTGGGCCAGGTCAAACCCGTTGAAACCCTCGACGATGCGCTGGCGCTGCGCGGGCAACTGGGCGCCGGTGAGAGCTTGATCAGCCGCGACGGCTATTGGGTCGGGCGGGATTTCCTGCGCGTGCGCCGTGCCAGCGAGGCCGAAAGCGGCGTGCTGGCCCGGGGTCAGGAGTTGCAGCGGCTGGAGGCCGAGCGCGAAGAACGTGAGGCGACCCTCGCCGCGCTGGACGAGCAACTGTCGACCCAGCGCGAGCAGCAACGCACTCAGGAAGACAACCGCGAGCAACTGCGCCGTCGTTTGCAGGACGAAGCCCGTCAGCAGAGCGAGCTCAAGGCGCAGTTGTCCGCCGCCAAAGCCAAGGTCGAGCAGCTGACCCTGCGCCGCACGCGGCTCGACGAAGAATTGACCGAGCTCGCCGAACAGCGCGCCATGGAGCACGAAACCCTCGGCGAATCCCGCCTGCAATTGCAGGAAGCCCTCGATAGCATGGCGCTGGACACCGAGCAGCGCGAGTTGCTGCTGGCCCAGCGCGACAGCCTGCGCGAGCGTCTGGACCGGGTGCGTCAGGAGGCACGCCAGCATAAAGATCACGCCAACCAGTTGGCCGTGCGCCTGGGTTCGCTGCGCGCTCAACATGATTCCACGCGCCAGGCCCTGGAGCGCCTGGAGATGCAGTCCGAGCGCCTGACCGAGAAGCGCGAGCAACTGAGCCTCAATCTGGAGGAGGGCGCAGCGCCGCTGGAAGAGCTGCGCATGAAGCTCGAAGAGCTGCTGGAAAAGCGCATGGTCGTCGACGAGGAAATGCGCACGGCCAAGAACGCCCTGGAAGACGCCGACCGCGAACTGCGCGAAGCCGAGAAACGTCGCAACCAGGCCGAGCAGCAATCGCAGCTGCTGCGTGGGCAACTGGAGCAGCAGCGCCTGGAATGGCAATCGCTGACCGTGCGACGCAAAGCGCTTCAGGAGCAATTGCACGAAGACGGCTACGACCTGGATGGCGTGTTGGCGACGTTGACCGCCGAAGCCAACGAGAAGGCCGCCGAAGAAGAACTCGAACGTATCGCCGCGCGGATTCAGCGTCTGGGCGCCATCAACCTTGCAGCCATCGACGAGTATCAGCAGCAGTCCGAGCGCAAACGCTATCTGGACGCCCAGGACGCCGATCTGGTGGAAGCGCTGGACACGCTGGAAAGCGTCATCCGCAAAATCGACAAGGAAACCCGTAACCGCTTCAAAGAGACCTTTGATCAGATAAACAGCGGAATTCAGGCACTTTTTCCAAAAGTTTTCGGTGGCGGCAGCGCTTACTTGGAACTGACGGGCGAAGATTTACTCGATACAGGGGTGACGATCATGGCGCGTCCTCCCGGCAAGAAAAACAGCACGATCCATTTGCTGTCCGGGGGTGAGAAAGCCCTGACCGCGCTGGCGCTGGTTTTTGCCATCTTCAAACTCAACCCGGCGCCGTTCTGCATGCTCGACGAAGTCGATGCGCCGCTGGACGACGCCAACGTGGGGCGCTACGCCCGGTTGGTCAAAGAGATGTCACAGACGGTGCAGTTCATCTACATCACCCACAATAAGATCGCCATGGAAATGGCTGACCAGTTGATGGGCGTCACCATGCACGAACCGGGTTGTTCACGGCTGGTGGCGGTGGACGTAGAGGAGGCGATGGCGCTGGTGGAGTCATAG
- the zipA gene encoding cell division protein ZipA produces the protein MEIGLREWLIVIGIIVIAGILFDGWRRMRGGKGKLKFRLDRSFSNAQDDDEPTSAEVLGPARVLDTHKEPKLDEHDLPTMSAAPRERAEREPRRGKRKDEPHQGDLNLSAGPDLFSARDDDFPDDKPNQRITEDKDLPPVEEVLVISVISRDESGFKGPALLQNILESGLRFGEMDIFHRHESMAGNGEVLFSMANAVKPGVFDLDDIDHFSTRAVSFFLGLPGPRHPKQAFDVMVAAARKLAHELNGELKDDQRSVMTAQTIEHYRQRIVEFERRALTQRR, from the coding sequence ATGGAAATCGGTCTGCGAGAGTGGCTGATCGTCATCGGCATTATTGTCATTGCCGGTATTCTGTTTGACGGCTGGCGCCGTATGCGCGGCGGCAAGGGCAAATTGAAATTCAGGCTGGACCGCAGCTTCTCCAATGCACAGGACGACGACGAACCAACGTCCGCCGAAGTGTTGGGCCCTGCGCGCGTCCTGGACACCCATAAAGAACCGAAACTCGACGAGCACGACCTGCCGACGATGAGTGCAGCGCCCCGCGAGCGCGCCGAACGTGAACCGCGACGCGGCAAGCGCAAGGACGAGCCGCATCAGGGTGACCTCAACCTGAGTGCTGGTCCTGACCTGTTCAGTGCTCGCGACGATGATTTCCCGGATGACAAGCCGAACCAGCGCATCACCGAGGACAAGGACCTGCCACCGGTGGAAGAAGTGCTGGTGATCAGCGTGATCTCCCGGGACGAAAGCGGCTTCAAAGGCCCGGCACTGTTGCAGAACATTCTGGAAAGCGGCCTGCGCTTCGGCGAGATGGACATTTTCCACCGTCACGAAAGCATGGCCGGCAACGGCGAAGTGCTGTTCTCGATGGCCAATGCGGTCAAGCCGGGCGTGTTCGATCTGGATGATATCGACCATTTCAGCACCCGCGCCGTGAGCTTCTTCCTGGGTCTGCCAGGGCCGCGTCATCCGAAGCAGGCCTTTGATGTGATGGTCGCAGCCGCTCGCAAGCTGGCCCACGAGCTGAACGGTGAATTGAAAGATGACCAGCGCAGCGTCATGACCGCGCAGACCATCGAGCACTACCGTCAGCGCATCGTCGAGTTCGAACGCCGCGCCCTGACCCAGCGTCGTTGA
- the ligA gene encoding NAD-dependent DNA ligase LigA has translation MKAAETRILELRAELDQHNYRYHVLDEPSIPDVEYDRLFHELKALEAENPHLVTPDSPTQRVGSAALSAFTQVRHEIPMLSLGNAFEETDMLEFDRRVNEGLDLPAASKKVEYSCEPKLDGLAVSLLYQNGALVRGATRGDGTTGEDISVNVRTVRNIPLKLHGKGWPDTLEVRGEVFMSKAGFERLNASQLEVAGKTFANPRNAAAGSLRQLDSKITANRPLEFCCYGIGQVSHDIADTHTGNLQQLKEWGMPISREMKIAHGIEDCLKYYHDIGEKRLSLPYEIDGVVFKVNSIASQRELGFRAREPRWAIAHKFPAMEELTELLDVEFQVGRTGAVTPVARLKPVKVAGVTVANATLHNMDEVARLGLMIGDTVIIRRAGDVIPQVVQVVQERRPKDARAVEIPQTCPVCGSQVERTQLIKRSKGKETISEGAVYRCVGRLACGAQLKQAIIHYVSRRAMDIEGLGDKTIEQLVDEKLIGSPADLYKLKYEQIIDLEGFADISSKKLLKAIDDSKQPTLARFIYALGIPDVGEETAKVLARSLGSLDRVIGALPEVLTYLPDVGLEVAHEIHSFFEDEHNQKVIGALLGECQMQLQDTGDLGAEFAASATLGGMLDKLNIPSVGPGAAQKLADKFGTLEAVVSADWLDMRQTLPEKQAQAVRAFFDVPEHAQRAMAIEQQLKDFGMHWQSEKKVVQGLPLAGQTWVLTGSLELMSRDVAKEKLEGLGAKVSGSVSAKTHTVVAGPGAGSKLTKANELGLTVLDEAAFVGFLKQHGVDLT, from the coding sequence ATGAAAGCCGCCGAAACCCGCATCCTTGAACTGCGCGCTGAGCTGGATCAGCACAATTACCGCTATCACGTCCTCGACGAGCCGAGCATCCCGGACGTCGAGTACGACCGGCTGTTCCACGAGCTCAAGGCGCTGGAGGCGGAGAACCCGCATCTGGTGACCCCGGACTCGCCGACCCAGCGGGTGGGCAGTGCGGCGCTGTCGGCGTTCACTCAGGTGCGCCACGAAATCCCCATGCTCAGCCTGGGCAACGCCTTCGAAGAAACCGACATGCTCGAGTTCGATCGTCGGGTCAACGAAGGGCTGGACCTGCCCGCTGCTTCGAAGAAGGTTGAATACAGCTGCGAGCCGAAACTCGACGGCCTGGCGGTGAGCTTGCTGTATCAGAACGGCGCGCTGGTTCGCGGCGCCACCCGCGGCGACGGCACCACCGGCGAAGACATCAGCGTCAACGTGCGCACCGTCCGCAATATCCCGCTGAAGCTGCACGGCAAGGGCTGGCCGGACACCCTCGAAGTACGCGGCGAAGTGTTCATGTCCAAGGCCGGTTTCGAGCGCCTGAACGCCAGTCAGCTTGAAGTGGCTGGCAAGACCTTCGCCAACCCGCGTAACGCGGCGGCGGGCAGCCTGCGCCAGCTGGATTCGAAAATCACCGCCAACCGTCCGCTGGAATTCTGCTGCTATGGCATCGGCCAAGTGTCCCACGACATCGCCGACACCCACACCGGCAACCTACAGCAGCTGAAAGAGTGGGGCATGCCGATCAGCCGCGAGATGAAAATCGCCCACGGCATCGAAGACTGCCTGAAGTACTACCACGACATCGGCGAGAAACGTCTGTCGCTGCCGTACGAAATCGACGGCGTGGTGTTCAAGGTGAACAGCATTGCGTCCCAGCGCGAACTGGGTTTCCGCGCCCGCGAACCGCGCTGGGCCATCGCCCACAAATTCCCGGCCATGGAAGAACTCACCGAGCTGCTCGACGTCGAGTTCCAGGTCGGCCGCACCGGCGCCGTTACGCCGGTGGCCCGTTTGAAACCGGTGAAAGTCGCCGGCGTGACCGTCGCAAACGCGACGCTGCACAACATGGACGAAGTGGCGCGTCTGGGCCTGATGATTGGCGACACGGTGATCATCCGCCGCGCCGGCGATGTGATTCCCCAGGTGGTGCAGGTCGTCCAGGAGCGCCGCCCGAAAGACGCGCGTGCTGTTGAGATACCGCAAACCTGCCCGGTGTGTGGCTCGCAGGTCGAGCGTACGCAACTGATCAAGCGCAGCAAGGGCAAGGAAACCATCAGCGAAGGCGCGGTGTATCGCTGCGTCGGCCGTCTGGCCTGTGGCGCGCAGCTCAAGCAGGCGATCATCCATTACGTCTCGCGCCGGGCGATGGACATCGAAGGGCTGGGCGACAAGACCATCGAGCAACTGGTGGACGAAAAGCTCATCGGCTCGCCGGCCGATCTGTACAAGCTGAAGTACGAGCAGATCATCGATCTTGAGGGTTTTGCCGACATCTCCAGCAAGAAGCTGCTCAAAGCCATCGATGACAGCAAGCAGCCGACGCTGGCGCGCTTCATCTATGCGCTGGGCATTCCGGACGTGGGCGAGGAGACGGCCAAGGTGCTGGCGCGCTCGTTGGGTTCGCTGGATCGGGTGATTGGGGCGCTGCCGGAGGTGCTGACGTATCTGCCGGACGTGGGGCTGGAAGTCGCCCATGAGATTCACAGTTTCTTCGAGGACGAGCACAACCAGAAGGTGATCGGCGCCTTGCTCGGCGAATGCCAGATGCAACTGCAGGACACGGGTGATCTGGGCGCGGAGTTCGCAGCGAGCGCGACCTTGGGCGGGATGCTGGATAAGTTGAACATTCCGTCGGTGGGGCCAGGTGCTGCGCAGAAGCTGGCGGACAAGTTCGGCACCCTTGAGGCGGTGGTTTCGGCGGACTGGCTGGATATGCGGCAGACGCTGCCGGAGAAGCAGGCGCAGGCGGTCAGGGCGTTTTTCGATGTCCCTGAGCATGCGCAGCGGGCCATGGCGATCGAGCAGCAGCTGAAGGATTTCGGCATGCACTGGCAGAGCGAGAAGAAGGTGGTGCAGGGGCTGCCGCTGGCCGGGCAGACGTGGGTCCTGACCGGTTCGCTGGAGTTGATGAGCCGGGACGTGGCGAAGGAGAAGCTGGAGGGCTTGGGGGCGAAGGTGTCCGGCTCGGTGTCGGCGAAGACCCACACGGTGGTGGCCGGGCCGGGGGCGGGGTCGAAGTTGACCAAGGCGAATGAGCTGGGGCTTACGGTTTTGGATGAAGCGGCGTTCGTGGGGTTTCTTAAACAGCACGGCGTCGATTTAACCTAG